CCGACTACGGCACCAACGCCTCCAACAGCAGCAGCCTCTACTGGAACAAGGTCGCCAAGGACTTCGAGGCCGCCAACTCCGGCATCAAGGTGCACGTCGACGTGGTCTCCTGGGACGACATCGACAAGCACGTCGCCGACCTGATCGCCAAGGGGGACACCCCCGACATCGTGCAGACCGGCGGCTTCGCCGACCAGGTCGCCGCCGAGCGCCTCTACCCCGTCGGCGACGTGCTCTCCATGGAGGCCCAGGCCAACCTGCTGGACTCCTTCAACCGGGCCGGCCAGGTGCTCGGCAGCCAGTACGGCATCCCGTTCATCTCCTCCAGCCGGGTCTTCGTCTACAACAAGAAGATCTTCGAGAAGGCGGGCATCACCACCCCGCCCGTCACCTGGGACGACCTGCGCAAGGACGCCGAGCTGATCAAGGCCAAGGTGCCGGGCGTCACCCCGTACGCGCTGCCGCTCGGCCCCGAGGAGGCCCAGGCCGAGTCGATGCTCTGGACGATGAGCGGCGGCGGCTCGATCTCCGACAGCGTCGGCAACTACACCATCGACAGCCAGCAGAACCGCGACACCTTCAAGTGGCTGCGCACC
The window above is part of the Kitasatospora sp. NA04385 genome. Proteins encoded here:
- a CDS encoding extracellular solute-binding protein — protein: MTLNLVAADYGTNASNSSSLYWNKVAKDFEAANSGIKVHVDVVSWDDIDKHVADLIAKGDTPDIVQTGGFADQVAAERLYPVGDVLSMEAQANLLDSFNRAGQVLGSQYGIPFISSSRVFVYNKKIFEKAGITTPPVTWDDLRKDAELIKAKVPGVTPYALPLGPEEAQAESMLWTMSGGGSISDSVGNYTIDSQQNRDTFKWLRTNLVDKGLTYPDPGTVNRKAAFAGFAKGEVAMLNGHPALLKDAAAAGIQYATAAIPRKNEEVKEVSFGVADWLMAFKANGHRAEIKKFLNFALSKQNTLDFDEEYNMLPVTQDTLTDMRDNPQHQDLVKFLDNLPNADFYPYGAPSWDKVSSLIKQRIGNAVKGGGGDQVLGDLQSDATAESAKARQG